One window of the Benincasa hispida cultivar B227 chromosome 3, ASM972705v1, whole genome shotgun sequence genome contains the following:
- the LOC120073393 gene encoding G-box-binding factor 1: MGTGEEGTPSKTSKPPSSSQEIAPTPSYPDWSSSMQAYYGAGATPPPFFASTVASPTPHPYLWGGQHPLMPPYGTPVPYPAIYPPGGVYAHPNITVTPGSGPINAEYEGKSPDGKERASKKSKGGNTASGGGRTGESGKVASSSGNDGASQSAESGTEGSSEGSDENANQQEFVANKKGSFNQMLADGANAQNNTGGPNAKSSVTGKPITSIHGTNLNMGMDLWNTTTPAPGAGKVRGNAVSSAIVSVPMVGRDGVMPEQWVQDERELKRQKRKQSNRESARRSRLRKQAECEELQARVQTLNNENRTLRDELQRLSEECEKLTSENSSIKEELTRFCGPEALANFEKGTAMPPAQSRGGEGKD; encoded by the exons ATGGGGACAGGGGAAGAGGGCACGCCTTCTAAAACTTCCAAACCTCCCTCTTCATCCCAG GAAATAGCTCCAACACCTTCATATCCTGATTGGTCAAGTTCAATGCAG GCTTATTATGGTGCTGGTGCTACTCCACCTCCCTTCTTTGCATCTACTGTTGCTTCTCCAACTCCCCACCCTTACCTCTGGGGAGGTCAG CATCCTTTGATGCCACCTTATGGGACTCCAGTACCTTATCCAGCTATATATCCTCCTGGAGGAGTTTATGCCCATCCCAATATCACCGTG ACTCCTGGCTCTGGACCAATTAATGCAGAATATGAAGGAAAGTCCCCTGATGGAAAAGAAAGGGCCTCAAAAAAATCCAAGGGAGGAAATACTGCTTCAGGTGGTGGTAGGACCGGGGAGAGTGGAAAGGTGGCTTCAAGTTCTGGAAATGATGGTGCTTCTCAAAG TGCTGAAAGTGGCACCGAGGGCTCATCAGAAGGCAGTGATGAGAATGCTAACCAACAG GAATTTGTTGCAAATAAGAAAGGAAGCTTCAACCAGATGCTGGCAGATG GAGCCAATGCACAAAATAACACGGGTGGACCAAATGCCAAATCTTCAGTGACTGGGAAACCGATCACCTCCATTCATGGAACTAATCTGAACATGGGAATGGATTTGTGGAATACCACCACTCCAGCTCCAGGGGCTGGAAAGGTGAGAGGAAATGCCGTCTCCTCAGCTATTGTTTCAGTACCGATGGTTGGTCGTGATGGTGTGATGCCTGAACAATGGGTTCAA GACGAACGTGAGCTAAAAAGACAGAAAAGGAAGCAATCTAACCGAGAGTCTGCTAGGAGGTCGAGATTACGTAAGCAG GCGGAGTGCGAAGAACTACAGGCAAGAGTGCAAACATTGAACAACGAAAACCGTACTCTTAGGGATGAGTTACAAAGGCTCTCCGAGGAATGTGAAAAGCTAACATCAGAAAATAGTTCCATCAAG GAAGAGTTGACACGATTTTGCGGGCCAGAGGCATTAGCTAACTTTGAAAAAGGGACCGCCATGCCGCCTGCTCAATCTCGAGGCGGTGAGGGCAAGGATTAA
- the LOC120073394 gene encoding HVA22-like protein k yields the protein MALLGSAITNEVGLQLLLYPLGSNVVVRTACCSVGIVLPVYSTFKAIEKKDQNEQQKWLLYWAAYGSFSLVEVFSDKLLSWFPVYYHLKFAFLVWLQLPATDGAKKLYTSHLRPFLLKHQAKVDRILGSVSDEMVKTISRHQAEIQYFRTIVMKIMGSDERSSRLGTARPNGAGRRLQIEDQNSDTESDLDD from the exons ATGGCTCTTCTCGGCTCCGCAATTACCAACGAG GTTGGATTGCAGCTGCTCCTGTATCCCCTTGGTTCCAATGTCGTTGTTCGTACGGCATG CTGTTCTGTAGGTATTGTCTTACCTGTGTATTCCACCTTCAAGGCAATCGAGAAGAAAGATCAAAATGAGCAACAGAAGTGGCTTTTGTATTGGGCAG CCTATGGATCTTTCAGCCTTGTTGAAGTGTTCTCAGACAAACTTCTTTCATG GTTTCCAGTGTACTATCATCTGAAGTTTGCGTTTCTTGTTTGGCTCCAGCTCCCGGCAACTGAT GGGGCAAAGAAATTATACACGAGCCACCTGCGTCCTTTCCTgctgaagcatcaagcaaaagTGGACAGGATTTTGGGGTCTGTTTCTGATGAAATG GTGAAAACCATCAGCAGACATCAAGCAGAAATTCAGTATTTTAGAACAATTGTTATGAAGATAATGGGATCAG ACGAACGATCATCAAGACTTGGAACAGCCAGACCAAATGGGGCTGGAAGACGCCTACAAATTGAGGATCAAAACTCAGATACAGAGTCCGATCTTGATGATTAA